Proteins from a genomic interval of Stenotrophomonas sp. WZN-1:
- a CDS encoding zinc-finger domain-containing protein has product MSHTATAPANAEKRYTVHRSDLPLSCPTPEMALWNSHPRVYLPIEDEPNGEAQCPYCGSVFVLAD; this is encoded by the coding sequence ATGAGCCATACCGCCACCGCGCCCGCCAACGCCGAGAAGCGCTACACCGTGCACCGCAGCGATCTGCCGCTGAGCTGCCCGACCCCGGAAATGGCGCTGTGGAACTCGCATCCGCGCGTGTACCTGCCGATCGAAGACGAGCCCAACGGCGAAGCACAGTGCCCGTACTGCGGTTCCGTGTTCGTGCTGGCCGACTAA